Proteins encoded in a region of the Acidobacteriota bacterium genome:
- a CDS encoding DUF1343 domain-containing protein encodes MKIGIERLLDEEIGLLAGQRVGLVCNQATVLPDLRHAADVFYEHPAINLTTLFGPQHGIRGDVQYNMIETPHMPDARTGIMVYSLYSETREPTEAMLADVDTIVVDLQDVGCRIYTFVYTMANCMRAAKKFGKRVVVCDRPNPINGNNIDGNVTEDAFTSFVGQYALPTRHGMTIGELAQMFNDYFGIGCDLVVVNMQGWRREMWGDETGLPWVLPSPNIPDVDTCVVFPATVHLEGTELSEGRGTTLPFFLNGAPFIDAYAWAAELRKFDLPGVAFREAYFQPTFCEFAGQTCGGVQIHITDRSAIKPVITGIAMVKTAYEMYPGHFEWRQNAYEYEFDKNPFDVVSGTDKIRKAIESGASLKDIEASWAADLKAFDEARKPFLLY; translated from the coding sequence GTGAAGATTGGCATTGAGCGGCTGCTTGATGAAGAGATCGGATTGTTGGCCGGGCAGCGGGTCGGGCTGGTCTGTAATCAGGCGACGGTTTTGCCTGACCTTCGCCACGCGGCGGATGTTTTTTATGAGCATCCGGCGATCAACCTGACGACGCTTTTCGGGCCGCAGCACGGCATCCGCGGCGATGTGCAGTACAACATGATCGAGACGCCGCACATGCCCGACGCGCGGACCGGCATCATGGTCTATTCGCTCTACAGCGAAACGCGCGAACCGACCGAGGCGATGCTAGCCGATGTGGATACGATCGTCGTCGATCTGCAGGATGTCGGCTGCCGCATTTATACGTTCGTTTATACGATGGCGAACTGCATGCGTGCGGCGAAAAAGTTTGGCAAGCGCGTCGTCGTCTGCGACCGCCCGAACCCGATCAATGGCAACAACATCGACGGCAACGTCACCGAAGACGCGTTCACTTCGTTCGTCGGGCAATATGCATTGCCGACGCGGCACGGGATGACGATCGGCGAGCTTGCTCAGATGTTTAACGACTACTTTGGGATCGGCTGCGATCTTGTAGTGGTAAATATGCAGGGCTGGCGGCGCGAGATGTGGGGCGACGAGACCGGGCTGCCCTGGGTGCTGCCCTCGCCGAATATTCCGGACGTGGATACCTGCGTCGTCTTTCCGGCGACCGTCCACCTTGAGGGCACCGAGCTTTCCGAAGGCCGCGGAACGACGCTGCCCTTTTTCCTGAATGGCGCGCCGTTCATTGACGCCTACGCCTGGGCCGCCGAGCTTCGCAAATTTGACCTGCCCGGCGTTGCCTTTCGCGAGGCATACTTTCAGCCGACCTTTTGCGAATTTGCGGGCCAGACCTGCGGCGGCGTGCAGATCCACATCACCGACCGCTCTGCCATCAAACCCGTCATCACCGGCATCGCCATGGTCAAAACCGCCTACGAAATGTACCCCGGCCATTTTGAGTGGCGGCAAAACGCCTACGAATACGAATTCGACAAGAACCCCTTCGACGTAGTATCCGGCACGGACAAGATCCGCAAGGCGATCGAATCCGGCGCTTCGCTTAAGGACATCGAAGCCTCCTGGGCCGCCGACCTGAAGGCTTTCGACGAAGCCCGAAAGCCATTTCTGCTTTATTGA
- a CDS encoding YegP family protein yields MPGKFEIKTGKNGKFHFNLKAANSQVILTSEKYETRKACEGGIASVRKNAANDGRFERKTAKDGSPYFVLKAANGEPLGKSEMYKTKRGMEGGIASVKKNAPDASVADAK; encoded by the coding sequence ATGCCGGGAAAATTTGAGATCAAGACAGGTAAGAACGGAAAGTTTCACTTTAATCTGAAGGCCGCAAACAGCCAGGTCATTTTGACCAGCGAGAAGTACGAAACGCGAAAGGCGTGCGAGGGCGGCATCGCCTCGGTCCGCAAGAATGCGGCCAACGACGGCCGCTTTGAACGCAAGACCGCCAAGGACGGCTCGCCGTATTTTGTGCTGAAGGCCGCGAACGGCGAACCGCTCGGCAAAAGCGAGATGTACAAGACCAAACGCGGCATGGAAGGCGGCATCGCCTCCGTTAAAAAGAACGCCCCCGACGCATCCGTCGCCGACGCGAAATGA
- a CDS encoding transcriptional repressor produces MEVKAIEELGLTRQRKVVLSVILDADEHMTANDVFAAAKDKLPTISFATVYNSLRFLKEAGHIAEVQFGNGASRYDRTTHRHDHAICTECGRLVDIELSYPDDLMKKAARLSHFKPESLEFTLRGRCPECAGK; encoded by the coding sequence ATGGAAGTAAAAGCAATAGAAGAATTAGGGTTAACGCGGCAGCGCAAGGTCGTGCTGAGCGTGATCCTTGATGCCGATGAGCATATGACGGCAAATGATGTGTTTGCGGCGGCTAAGGATAAGCTTCCGACCATTTCGTTCGCGACCGTTTATAACAGCCTTCGCTTCCTGAAAGAAGCCGGGCACATCGCCGAGGTACAGTTTGGGAACGGTGCAAGCCGGTACGACCGGACGACGCACCGCCATGACCACGCCATCTGCACCGAGTGCGGGCGGCTGGTCGATATAGAGTTGAGCTATCCGGACGATCTGATGAAAAAGGCGGCTCGCCTTTCGCATTTCAAACCGGAATCGCTCGAATTTACGCTTCGGGGCCGCTGCCCCGAGTGTGCAGGTAAGTAG
- a CDS encoding peroxiredoxin codes for MSAVAPALSPLPAVDFAKVGKPAPDFNLPSTKNMETLAENVKLSDYKGKWLVLLFYPLDFTFVCPTELIHFSDRLEDFQGIGAEVIGISTDSVHSHRAWLKTPQDKNGIEGVNYPLASDVGGKLAAKYNILVEEANIALRGLFIINPEGVLQYSVIHDLNIGRSVDETLRVLQGLQTGGLCAADWTPGQENLKA; via the coding sequence ATGTCAGCAGTAGCACCAGCACTTTCACCGCTTCCGGCGGTCGATTTCGCCAAGGTCGGCAAGCCGGCCCCGGATTTCAATCTGCCTTCAACCAAGAACATGGAAACGCTTGCCGAAAACGTCAAGCTTTCCGATTACAAGGGCAAGTGGCTCGTCCTCTTATTCTACCCGCTCGATTTCACCTTCGTTTGCCCGACCGAGCTGATCCATTTCTCGGATCGTCTGGAAGATTTCCAGGGCATCGGAGCAGAGGTCATCGGAATTTCGACCGACTCGGTCCATTCGCATCGTGCGTGGCTCAAGACCCCGCAGGATAAGAACGGCATCGAGGGCGTCAACTACCCGCTCGCGTCGGACGTAGGCGGCAAGCTTGCGGCGAAGTACAACATCCTTGTTGAAGAGGCGAACATCGCTCTTCGGGGGCTGTTTATCATCAACCCGGAAGGCGTTTTGCAGTATTCGGTCATCCACGACCTGAATATCGGACGCTCGGTCGATGAAACGCTTCGCGTTCTGCAGGGCCTCCAGACCGGCGGACTCTGCGCCGCAGATTGGACACCCGGACAAGAGAACCTGAAAGCATAG
- a CDS encoding TlpA family protein disulfide reductase: MPMRIGDAMPQLDGATTWFNGSLEDTVEDTKGKPALVHFWAVSCGICKDKMPQLNEMKKKYGELGLQTIAVHMPRYEADTDLDTVNQAIVENKIDEVCAVDSLHKLRESFQNEQGWVPVYYLFDAEGKLKTRAAGEFGVTVLQSALDKMFPATVEAAGA; encoded by the coding sequence ATGCCAATGCGAATTGGAGATGCGATGCCTCAGCTTGATGGCGCGACCACTTGGTTCAACGGCTCGCTCGAAGACACAGTTGAAGATACAAAGGGCAAGCCCGCGCTTGTTCACTTTTGGGCAGTCTCGTGCGGAATCTGCAAAGACAAGATGCCGCAACTTAACGAGATGAAAAAGAAATACGGCGAGCTCGGCCTGCAGACCATTGCCGTCCACATGCCGCGGTATGAGGCCGACACCGATCTCGACACGGTCAATCAGGCCATCGTCGAAAACAAGATCGATGAGGTCTGTGCCGTCGACAGCCTGCACAAGCTGAGAGAGTCCTTTCAGAACGAACAAGGCTGGGTACCGGTTTACTATCTCTTCGATGCAGAAGGGAAGCTAAAAACGCGAGCCGCCGGCGAGTTCGGCGTCACGGTCCTGCAGTCCGCACTAGACAAGATGTTCCCCGCGACGGTAGAGGCCGCCGGAGCCTAA
- a CDS encoding DUF4112 domain-containing protein produces MDHPAPRTRLDLPKEKRREIEIEEGLDNLSHYLDGLFRIPGTTWRFGLDSLIGLVPNVGDTITSFASFYILIAGVRYGVPKITLLRMAFNIALDYLVGSIPFLGDAFDFFWKSNKRNMDLIRERATGKDQGTKADYIFVFVIIGLLVLLLLGSIFVSLYIIYGILWELFTGNI; encoded by the coding sequence ATGGACCACCCTGCACCGCGAACACGCCTCGACCTTCCAAAGGAGAAGCGGAGGGAGATAGAAATTGAAGAGGGCCTGGATAATTTATCCCATTATCTCGACGGACTCTTTCGAATTCCCGGGACGACATGGCGATTTGGGCTGGACTCGCTTATCGGGTTGGTACCGAATGTTGGCGATACGATCACGTCGTTCGCTTCGTTCTATATTTTGATCGCGGGTGTGCGGTACGGCGTGCCGAAGATCACGCTGCTTCGGATGGCATTCAATATCGCGTTGGACTACCTCGTCGGGTCAATACCCTTCCTGGGCGATGCTTTCGATTTCTTTTGGAAATCGAATAAGAGGAACATGGACCTGATCCGCGAACGAGCGACCGGCAAGGATCAAGGGACCAAGGCGGACTACATTTTCGTATTCGTCATCATCGGCCTGCTCGTCCTGCTCCTGCTCGGCTCGATCTTTGTGAGTTTGTATATTATCTACGGGATTCTCTGGGAGCTTTTCACGGGGAATATCTGA
- the dapF gene encoding diaminopimelate epimerase — protein MSTITFCKFHGFGNDYIVIEKAQLPAGTDPAELGKAICDRHRGAGADGIAIVEKLDGETADYSCEIVNPDGSIAGFSGNGTRCAVSYLYHKGLWPYPELRLETRSGVKRFMLVQRENDHEFWFEAEIGEPKFTSREVPFHSEEPMSSVRDVPVHLSDGFFLVSCVNVGNPVACSFVEDFNFDWRKFGAEMEAHPLFPERANIVFVKVLDRENIEIRIWERGAHETSASGTCASAAAVLSAFSDRTERTVSVISPGGTTEVHWRDDGEMLLTGKAEFVYCGTWPVK, from the coding sequence ATGTCCACGATAACTTTCTGCAAGTTTCATGGCTTCGGGAACGACTACATAGTCATTGAAAAAGCCCAGTTGCCGGCGGGAACCGACCCCGCCGAGCTAGGAAAAGCGATCTGCGACCGCCACCGTGGAGCCGGTGCGGACGGCATCGCGATAGTAGAAAAGCTTGACGGCGAAACGGCCGATTATTCTTGCGAGATCGTTAACCCCGATGGGAGCATCGCCGGGTTTTCCGGCAACGGCACCCGTTGCGCGGTCTCGTATCTTTATCACAAAGGCCTTTGGCCGTATCCGGAGCTTCGGCTTGAGACGCGTAGCGGCGTTAAGCGATTCATGCTCGTCCAGCGGGAGAACGACCACGAGTTTTGGTTCGAGGCCGAGATTGGCGAGCCGAAGTTCACAAGCCGCGAGGTGCCGTTCCACTCCGAGGAGCCGATGAGTTCGGTTCGGGACGTGCCGGTGCACCTTTCGGACGGGTTCTTTCTGGTCTCATGCGTGAATGTTGGTAATCCAGTAGCGTGCTCGTTCGTCGAAGATTTCAACTTCGATTGGCGTAAGTTCGGTGCGGAAATGGAGGCGCATCCGCTTTTCCCTGAACGGGCGAACATCGTCTTCGTCAAGGTGCTCGACCGCGAGAATATCGAGATCCGCATCTGGGAGCGCGGGGCTCATGAGACGTCGGCCTCGGGTACGTGCGCAAGCGCAGCAGCAGTGCTCAGCGCGTTTTCGGATAGAACCGAGCGGACGGTTTCCGTCATCAGCCCCGGCGGCACGACCGAGGTGCACTGGCGAGACGACGGCGAAATGCTGCTAACAGGCAAGGCCGAGTTCGTTTATTGCGGAACCTGGCCGGTCAAATAG
- a CDS encoding DNA/RNA non-specific endonuclease produces the protein MPPLARFGKPAIFLIALLAVATAGCERLKSVTQGPAETPPQTALADTALPPGPHAAFGNPSNATADERDRDNFLIVGEGSVLSYNNTRGTANWVAWQTTRSDLGKSIPRPDFRPDPRLPDGFRRIGYYDYSGSGYNRGHLVPSADRFANTQLNEETFMMTNIVPQTADLNQGPWEKLERHARALARRLGTVQQIAGCYGEKERIKGRVTAPTNCWKIIVALPSGKSIADRDRRMQVIAVDMPNIDGIEEVRWETYRTTIREIEQRTGLGFFDDLPVELETHLEERLDVKNP, from the coding sequence ATGCCGCCTCTCGCTCGTTTCGGAAAACCCGCCATATTTCTGATCGCCCTGCTGGCCGTTGCGACTGCGGGCTGCGAGCGGTTGAAAAGCGTGACCCAAGGCCCGGCTGAGACGCCGCCGCAGACCGCTTTGGCAGATACGGCCTTGCCGCCAGGCCCACACGCCGCATTCGGAAATCCATCAAACGCCACTGCTGACGAACGCGATCGCGATAACTTCCTGATCGTCGGCGAAGGCTCGGTTCTTTCTTATAACAACACCCGCGGAACGGCCAACTGGGTCGCCTGGCAAACGACCCGCAGCGACCTCGGCAAGTCGATCCCGCGTCCAGACTTCAGGCCCGACCCGCGGCTGCCCGATGGCTTTCGCCGCATCGGTTACTACGATTATTCAGGCAGCGGCTACAACCGCGGCCATCTCGTCCCGAGTGCGGACCGCTTTGCCAACACGCAGCTCAACGAAGAGACTTTCATGATGACCAACATCGTCCCGCAGACGGCAGATCTCAATCAGGGCCCGTGGGAGAAGCTCGAGCGGCACGCCCGGGCGCTTGCGAGGCGGCTCGGCACCGTTCAACAGATCGCCGGCTGCTACGGCGAGAAGGAGCGGATCAAGGGAAGAGTAACGGCCCCGACAAACTGCTGGAAGATCATCGTCGCTCTGCCAAGCGGCAAGAGTATCGCCGACCGCGACCGCCGAATGCAGGTCATCGCCGTCGATATGCCAAATATCGATGGGATCGAAGAAGTTCGATGGGAGACCTACCGAACCACCATTCGGGAGATCGAGCAGCGGACCGGCCTCGGCTTCTTTGACGATTTACCCGTTGAGCTCGAGACCCATCTTGAGGAACGGCTCGATGTAAAGAACCCCTGA
- the rlmN gene encoding 23S rRNA (adenine(2503)-C(2))-methyltransferase RlmN: METRPHLVGLGRDELTELFAGLGEPRYRADQVFRGLYERRLRSFDEMTDLPKALRERLAAETDVSVLEVESKFVSVDGTRRYLMRTRDGYPVETVFIPTESRDTICFSSQSGCPLKCDFCLTAKLGLLRNLTAGEIIEQIIIVLNDVYGIGGETPHGTNLVAMGEGEPFLNFEELIKALEIIADEKGLHIVSGRVTVSTAGIVPKIHEFAKLERRPNLAISLSAASDTLRDRLMPINRKWPIEDLMAAAREFEKTLKRGERFTFEYVLLGGVNDADRQAEELADLIERHGLRKVKINLIPHNPAEQLDYRPSEPEQVRRFKEILEWRGISAYVRTPRGRDIYAACGQLAAKHEPNLVQIGA, from the coding sequence GTGGAAACGCGCCCGCATCTTGTCGGACTTGGCCGCGATGAACTCACTGAGCTTTTTGCCGGGCTCGGCGAGCCGCGTTACCGTGCAGATCAGGTCTTCCGCGGGCTCTACGAACGCCGTCTACGTTCTTTTGACGAAATGACCGACCTGCCCAAGGCTCTTCGGGAGCGGCTTGCGGCAGAGACAGACGTTTCCGTGCTTGAGGTCGAATCGAAGTTCGTATCGGTAGACGGTACCCGGCGTTACCTTATGCGGACCCGCGATGGCTATCCGGTCGAGACCGTCTTTATCCCGACCGAGAGCCGCGACACGATCTGCTTCTCGTCGCAATCGGGCTGCCCGCTCAAGTGCGATTTCTGCCTTACAGCAAAGCTCGGACTGCTCAGGAATCTGACCGCCGGTGAGATCATCGAGCAGATCATCATCGTCCTCAATGACGTTTACGGCATCGGCGGCGAAACACCTCATGGGACCAATCTGGTGGCGATGGGCGAGGGCGAGCCGTTTTTGAATTTTGAGGAGCTGATAAAGGCGCTCGAGATAATAGCAGACGAAAAGGGGCTGCACATAGTCTCAGGCCGCGTCACGGTCTCGACCGCCGGCATTGTGCCCAAGATCCACGAATTTGCAAAGCTCGAACGCCGGCCGAATCTTGCGATCTCGCTCTCGGCGGCAAGCGATACGCTCCGCGACCGGCTGATGCCGATCAACCGAAAATGGCCGATCGAGGACCTGATGGCGGCGGCTCGCGAATTCGAGAAAACGCTGAAACGCGGCGAAAGATTTACGTTCGAATATGTTCTGCTCGGTGGTGTGAATGATGCTGACCGGCAGGCCGAGGAGCTCGCCGACCTGATCGAACGGCACGGCCTGCGGAAGGTGAAAATAAACTTGATCCCGCACAACCCGGCCGAGCAGCTCGACTATCGGCCGTCCGAGCCGGAGCAGGTCCGGCGATTCAAGGAGATACTCGAATGGCGGGGCATTTCGGCATATGTGCGAACCCCGCGGGGCCGCGACATCTATGCCGCCTGTGGCCAGCTTGCGGCCAAGCACGAGCCGAATCTTGTGCAGATCGGGGCCTGA
- a CDS encoding protein-disulfide reductase DsbD N-terminal domain-containing protein — protein MLKTKFIGTALAIIFTAFAAAAVNAQTVNVGGSIGNGTVARGGSARGVVVLNIPGGLHVNSSRPNSEYAIPTTVRLTATGGRVTAPVYPRGKNKSFQFSNGGTINIYEGRVSIPFTVRVPANFRGNTVTVRAAVRYQACTDDVCYPPRTQNITLTARVR, from the coding sequence ATGCTGAAAACGAAATTTATTGGAACTGCTCTCGCAATTATATTTACCGCTTTCGCGGCCGCTGCCGTCAATGCCCAAACGGTCAACGTCGGCGGCTCGATCGGCAATGGGACCGTTGCCCGCGGCGGCTCTGCCCGCGGGGTGGTCGTGCTGAATATTCCGGGCGGGCTGCATGTTAACTCAAGCCGCCCCAACAGCGAATATGCGATTCCGACGACGGTTCGGCTGACAGCGACAGGTGGCCGCGTGACCGCTCCGGTCTATCCGCGCGGCAAGAACAAGAGTTTTCAATTCTCTAACGGCGGGACCATCAACATTTACGAAGGCCGCGTTTCGATCCCCTTTACGGTTCGCGTTCCGGCGAATTTTCGCGGAAATACGGTGACCGTCCGGGCCGCGGTCCGCTATCAGGCATGCACAGACGACGTCTGCTACCCGCCGCGAACGCAGAATATTACGCTAACGGCTCGCGTCCGCTGA
- the pgeF gene encoding peptidoglycan editing factor PgeF encodes MSKPVEIIIDGRGEAEMPPPNEVDLRDPQRRILTDSDFYWREQGVLKVLVCRPLEDAGFVNGFSTRLGGVSDMRGDGSSGDLNLAGYDEDLAENIEENRRRFLTLFEGERRLATAWQVHGDGVKVVDSPEAAAATEDRFDSLVSDMPGLLLGVKTADCVPVLIGDPQTKSFAAVHAGWRGTVQSIVVRAVEKMVETFGANPADMIAAIGPAACGRNYEIGEDVIAEFTESFADAEKYFTANRPGHALIDLHAANRDQLIAAGLAPENIFASSLCTMEQTDLFFSYRVEKKKYGRTGRLMSVIGRNV; translated from the coding sequence ATGTCCAAGCCGGTTGAGATTATCATCGATGGTCGCGGCGAGGCCGAAATGCCTCCGCCAAACGAGGTTGATCTACGCGATCCCCAACGCCGAATTCTAACCGATTCCGACTTCTATTGGCGAGAACAGGGCGTGCTAAAAGTACTTGTTTGCCGCCCGCTTGAGGATGCCGGTTTCGTCAATGGTTTCTCAACGCGGCTCGGCGGCGTCTCAGATATGCGGGGCGATGGCAGCAGCGGCGACCTCAATCTTGCCGGCTATGACGAAGATCTTGCGGAAAATATCGAAGAAAATCGGCGACGTTTCCTCACGCTGTTTGAAGGCGAGCGGCGGCTTGCAACCGCTTGGCAGGTACACGGTGACGGCGTGAAAGTCGTTGACAGCCCCGAAGCGGCCGCCGCGACCGAAGATCGTTTTGATTCGCTCGTTTCCGACATGCCCGGGCTTCTCCTCGGGGTTAAGACGGCCGACTGCGTGCCGGTCTTGATCGGCGACCCGCAGACTAAAAGCTTTGCCGCCGTTCACGCCGGATGGCGCGGAACGGTGCAATCTATCGTCGTAAGAGCGGTCGAGAAGATGGTGGAGACCTTCGGTGCAAACCCGGCGGATATGATCGCCGCCATCGGCCCGGCAGCCTGCGGGCGAAACTATGAGATCGGCGAGGATGTCATCGCGGAATTTACCGAAAGCTTTGCCGACGCCGAAAAGTATTTCACGGCGAACCGGCCGGGCCACGCATTGATCGACCTACACGCGGCAAATCGCGACCAGCTCATCGCCGCCGGCCTTGCTCCCGAAAACATCTTCGCCTCATCGCTTTGCACAATGGAGCAAACCGACCTCTTCTTTTCCTACCGCGTCGAGAAAAAGAAATACGGCCGAACGGGACGCCTGATGTCCGTCATCGGCCGTAACGTGTAA
- a CDS encoding holo-ACP synthase, whose translation MIISTGLDIIEVYRIRETLARTPRFGERVFTPAEREYCDARGKAAAASYAARFAAKEAFLKALKTGWRGKIAWQDIEVVNDENGAPSLILRGEAARLSAEAGAARIHLSLSHTAEYAIAQVILEGEATA comes from the coding sequence ATGATAATCTCAACCGGCTTGGACATAATTGAAGTCTATCGCATACGCGAAACGCTCGCCAGAACTCCGCGGTTTGGCGAACGCGTTTTCACGCCAGCCGAACGCGAGTACTGCGATGCGCGGGGCAAGGCCGCGGCCGCTTCGTATGCGGCGAGATTTGCGGCCAAGGAAGCTTTCCTTAAAGCACTGAAGACGGGCTGGCGAGGGAAGATCGCTTGGCAAGATATAGAGGTCGTAAATGACGAAAACGGAGCACCTTCGCTCATCTTGAGAGGCGAGGCCGCCCGATTGTCGGCCGAAGCCGGGGCGGCCCGCATACATCTCTCGCTCTCGCACACGGCCGAATACGCCATCGCCCAAGTTATTCTCGAAGGCGAAGCGACGGCCTAG
- a CDS encoding DNA/RNA non-specific endonuclease, with translation MRSFLIFGIFAAVFGLFIAPFDRPQAESVAIAISPNLVVSQFQAGGGSANDEFIEIHNTSSTAVDLINYKVVYRSATGTTDGSPMAEWASSTILQPGQFYLIAAQNSYDGGVAPDKTYDPTVRSMGANGGGIAIRQGSTDTGAIIDSVGWGSATNIFVEGVVTSIPGNNNSQARKENGCHDTDNNANDFLNVVPSAPRNSTTVITCAGGGTTLFAAMNANPTTVAPGGTTLLTVTVVPATTPPSTNITVAANLQSIGGVASQTFFDNGTNGDQTAGDNIFSFLATIAPGTSGGPAPIAGAAADLQGRVVPVQVILTVNAPLPNDDPLLFGNPSNATADAANQNNYLMIKPQYSLSYNRSKATANWVAWRLDSTWVGTADRQDDYRPDTTLPAGWYQVQDFDYSGSGYDRGHMCPSGDRTRSVADNSATFLMTNMVPQLGANNQGPWNDFEIYTRSLATQGNELYIISGVHGNIGTIASGQIVVPQYTWKVVLILPNGSNDLQRVSKATRAFGIIVPNFPPVNQGSPWRNFRVTVDAVEVMTGHDFYSAIPRNTQEIIERRRDRQ, from the coding sequence ATGCGCAGTTTTCTTATCTTTGGTATTTTTGCGGCCGTTTTCGGGCTTTTTATTGCGCCCTTCGACCGGCCGCAGGCTGAATCGGTAGCAATAGCGATCTCGCCAAATCTTGTTGTCAGCCAATTTCAGGCCGGCGGCGGTTCCGCAAACGACGAGTTCATCGAGATCCACAATACAAGTTCGACGGCGGTTGACCTTATCAACTACAAGGTCGTTTACCGCTCGGCGACCGGGACGACCGATGGCTCGCCGATGGCTGAGTGGGCCAGCTCGACCATTCTGCAACCCGGACAGTTTTACTTGATCGCGGCGCAGAACAGCTACGACGGCGGCGTCGCGCCGGACAAGACCTACGACCCGACGGTCCGCTCGATGGGAGCAAATGGCGGCGGCATAGCGATTCGCCAAGGTTCCACAGACACCGGGGCGATCATCGATTCCGTCGGTTGGGGCTCGGCGACGAACATTTTCGTTGAAGGGGTCGTAACCTCGATCCCGGGAAACAACAACAGCCAGGCCCGGAAAGAGAATGGCTGCCATGACACGGACAATAACGCAAACGATTTTCTGAATGTTGTCCCTTCGGCTCCGCGGAATTCGACGACAGTTATAACTTGCGCGGGCGGTGGAACGACGCTCTTCGCGGCGATGAACGCAAACCCGACAACCGTAGCGCCCGGCGGCACGACGCTTTTGACCGTCACGGTAGTTCCGGCCACAACGCCACCGAGCACGAACATTACCGTGGCCGCAAACCTGCAGTCGATCGGCGGAGTGGCGAGCCAGACGTTTTTTGACAACGGTACGAATGGCGACCAGACCGCGGGCGACAACATTTTTTCGTTCCTAGCGACGATCGCACCCGGCACCTCCGGCGGGCCGGCACCGATCGCCGGTGCGGCGGCGGACCTTCAGGGTCGCGTTGTTCCGGTTCAAGTGATTCTTACGGTCAATGCGCCGCTGCCTAATGACGACCCGCTGCTATTCGGAAATCCGAGCAATGCAACGGCCGATGCCGCGAACCAGAACAATTACCTGATGATCAAGCCGCAGTACTCGCTCTCTTACAATCGAAGCAAGGCAACGGCAAACTGGGTCGCCTGGCGGCTGGACAGCACATGGGTCGGCACGGCCGACCGGCAGGACGATTATCGCCCAGATACGACCTTGCCCGCAGGCTGGTATCAAGTGCAGGACTTTGATTATTCAGGCTCCGGCTACGACCGCGGGCATATGTGCCCATCGGGCGACCGGACGCGGTCGGTTGCCGACAACTCGGCGACGTTCCTGATGACCAACATGGTCCCGCAGCTTGGTGCAAACAATCAGGGCCCGTGGAATGATTTTGAGATCTACACGCGTTCGCTCGCCACCCAAGGCAATGAGCTCTACATTATTTCGGGTGTTCACGGCAATATCGGCACCATCGCCTCGGGCCAGATCGTCGTGCCGCAATATACTTGGAAGGTCGTGCTTATCCTCCCGAACGGCAGCAACGATCTACAGCGGGTGAGCAAAGCGACGCGGGCATTCGGCATCATAGTCCCGAACTTCCCGCCGGTGAACCAAGGCTCGCCGTGGCGGAACTTCCGGGTCACGGTAGATGCGGTCGAGGTGATGACCGGCCACGATTTCTATAGCGCGATCCCCCGCAACACGCAGGAGATCATCGAACGACGACGCGACCGACAGTAA